One part of the Pecten maximus chromosome 1, xPecMax1.1, whole genome shotgun sequence genome encodes these proteins:
- the LOC117332280 gene encoding splicing regulatory glutamine/lysine-rich protein 1-like, translated as MAGRISCKDLCDKEEGESYFQHEYCDHGCYYYVEEEFLVDTEEGDREPFYGNELFCGVYVFVLREASLFQDKVLLYLSYIKRRGGESKEHDKTPDREQGARQDTRQRARSTRRHQTESKEHGKTPDREQGARQDTRQRGRARSTTRHHTESKENEKTPDREQGARKDTRQRARSTNKTPHREQGAQTRHQTESKEHTRHQTESKEHTRHQTESKEHDKTPDREQGARQDTRQRARSTTRHHTESKEHDKTPDREQGARQDTTQRARSTTRHHDREQGARQDTTQRARSTQDTKTPDREQGARQDTNREQEHDKTPDREQGARQDTRQRARSTTRHQTESKEHDKTPTESKSRQDTNTESKEHDKTPDKSKEHDKTPTESKEHDKTPDREQGARQDTRQRNMIFVTMLQSNGVSNVSNKFKFFITLSQTTHRF; from the exons ATGGCAGGAAGGATTTCATGTAAAGACTTGTGCGACAAGGAGGAGGGCGAAAGTTATTTCCAACACGAGTATTGTGATCATGGATGCTATTATTACGTCGAGGAAGAATTTCTTGTAGATACTGAGGAAGGAGACCGTGAACCATTTTAtggaaatgaattattttgtggtGTTTACGTCTTTGTTCTAAGGGAAGCCAGCCTGtttcaagataaagttttactCTACTT AAGTTACATAAAACGGCGAGGGGGAGAGAGCAAGGAGCACGACAAGACACCAGACAGAGAGCAAGGAGCACGACAAGACACCAGACAGAGAGCAAGGAGCACGAGAAGACACCAGACAGAGAGCAAGGAGCACGGAAAGACACCAGACAGAGAGCAAGGAGCACGACAAGACACCAGACAGAGAGGGAGAGCAAGGAGCACGACAAGACACCACACAGAGAGCAAGGAGAACGAAAAGACACCAGACAGAGAGCAAGGAGCACGAAAAGACACCAGACAGAGAGCAAGGAGCACAAACAAGACACCACACAGAGAGCAAGGAGCACAAACAAGACACCAGACAGAGAGCAAGGAGCACACAAGACACCAGACAGAGAGCAAGGAGCACACAAGACACCAGACAGAGAGCAAGGAGCACGACAAGACACCAGACAGAGAGCAAGGAGCACGACAAGACACCAGACAGAGAGCAAGGAGCACGACAAGACACCACACAGAGAGCAAGGAGCACGACAAGACACCGGACAGAGAGCAAGGAGCACGACAAGACACCACACAGAGAGCAAGGAGCACGACAAGACACCATGACAGAGAGCAAGGAGCACGACAAGACACCACACAGAGAGCAAGGAGCACGCAAGACACCAAGACACCAGACAGAGAGCAAGGAGCACGACAAGACACCAACAGAGAGCAAGAGCACGACAAGACACCAGACAGAGAGCAAGGAGCACGACAAGACACCAGACAGAGAGCAAGGAGCACGACAAGACACCAGACAGAGAGCAAGGAGCACGACAAGACACCAACAGAGAGCAAGAGCAGACAAGACACCAACACAGAGAGCAAGGAGCACGACAAGACACCAGACAAGAGCAAGGAGCACGACAAGACACCAACAGAGAGCAAGGAGCACGACAAGACACCAGACAGAGAGCAAGGAGCACGACAAGACACCAGACAGAGA AACATGATATTCGTCACCATGTTACAATCTAATGGTGTTAGCAATGTATCAaacaagttcaagttctttattaccTTGAGTCAAACGACTCATCGGTTTTAA